A window of the Lolium perenne isolate Kyuss_39 chromosome 7, Kyuss_2.0, whole genome shotgun sequence genome harbors these coding sequences:
- the LOC127313661 gene encoding transcription factor BIM2, which yields MQNRVKSHPAAASPSSSSGGDGSGFCLSDIMELDAGSGGDHKTPGSPRSKHSATEQRRRCKINERFQMLRDLVPQSDQKRDRATFLLEVIEYVKFLQEKVQKHEPCSCTGGDWSQEHAKLAPWSSHRVPVDLMPGAATTTENFSPGNFLENSIPAMPEMLQNEEAVVEPARLNADSIESQYQSQWQQLPSTVDCPINGEMNNEKEEMAIDEGTITISSVYSQNLFTALADAMENLGVDLSQASVTVHVNLGRRAVSRRPNSMSSAKEQEGMPAK from the exons ATGCAGAATCGGGTAAAATCACATCCTGCCGCGGCCTCGCCCTCTTCCTCCAGCGGCGGAGACGGCTCCGGCTTCTGTCTCAGCGACATCA TGGAACTCGACGCCGGCAGCGGAGGAGACCACAAAACGCCAGGCAGCCCAAGGTCCAAGCACTCCGCCACCGAGCAGAGACGTCGCTGCAAAATCAATGAGAG ATTTCAGATGCTTCGTGACCTCGTACCGCAAAGTGATCAGAAGAGAGATAGGGCTACATTTCTCTTGGAG GTGATTGAATACGTCAAATtcttacaagaaaaggtacaaaagCATGAGCCATGCTCATGCACGGGTGGTGATTGGAGCCAAGAACATGCAAAATTGGCACCCTGG AGTAGCCACCGTGTGCCAGTTGATCTTATGCCAGGTGCAGCAACCACAACGGAAAATTTCTCTCCTGGGAATTTTCTGGAGAACAGCATCCCCGCCATGCCAGAAATGCTGCAAAATGAGGAAGCAGTAGTAGAGCCGGCCAGGTTAAATGCAG ATAGTATAGAATCGCAATACCAGTCACAATGGCAACAACTTCCATCTACAGTGGATTGTCCTATCAACGGTGAAATGAACAATGAGAAAGAAGAAATGGCTATAGATGAGGGCACCATAACTATTTCCAGTGTGTACTCCCAGAA CCTATTTACAGCTTTGGCTGATGCAATGGAGAACTTGGGTGTTGATTTGTCACAAGCAAGTGTCACCGTGCATGTCAATCTGGGTAGAAGAGCAGTTTCCAGAAGGCCTAATAGTATGTCCAGTGCAAAG GAACAGGAAGGCATGCCAGCAAAGTAG
- the LOC127313663 gene encoding uncharacterized protein, translating into MIHQRGAKKLVLLLLLLLVPSFLVLNAVGKSSEAKGGEGEGESVTACGSSSYNYLSALLRLMIPCKAAVAPFSPTPPNEECCSAVRELGQPCLCMLLAGPLISGADRRMLMRLPTTCAATYDDEGGAAGDNNDGLRQDLASCTAT; encoded by the coding sequence ATGATTCATCAGCGAGGAGCTAAGAAATTAGTCTTGCTCTTATTGCTACTACTCGTGCCATCGTTCCTAGTGCTCAACGCCGTTGGAAAATCATCAGAGGCGAAAGGAGGCGAAGGAGAAGGCGAGTCGGTGACGGCATGCGGCAGTAGCAGCTACAACTACCTCAGCGCGCTGCTGCGGCTGATGATCCCGTGCAAGGCGGCGGTGGCGCCCTTCAGCCCGACGCCGCCCAACGAGGAGTGCTGCTCGGCGGTGCGCGAGCTGGGGCAGCCGTGCCTGTGCATGCTCCTGGCCGGCCCGCTCATCTCCGGCGCGGACCGCCGGATGCTCATGCGCCTCCCCACCACGTGCGCCGCAACCTACGATGACGAGGGCGGCGCCGCCGGTGACAACAACGACGGCCTGCGTCAAGATCTGGCCTCGTGTACCGCTACGTAG